A portion of the Stigmatella aurantiaca DW4/3-1 genome contains these proteins:
- a CDS encoding sigma-70 family RNA polymerase sigma factor, producing MMSQAPTHTGAEEAVSDVRESKTTRSEQQAALVARIMFARETGDTVAERALSAELLASVCPIIKSVVNCSKPFADSPLSKDLEQVASIAVLRTICKYDPTRGGQSFGEVAYFRARTACEQFARMHASDVHLSDWAHKGRTSHSAHGESDTIRVESTDALAPASDEPSGQSRGAVEFEAAFRAFTSREAEAESPEQALLAEERRVHVFNAVRRLAPVKRELVSRVYGINQSAQSVRSVAEAWGVPKSRVDRMLVLSLAELRELLTTQEG from the coding sequence ATGATGTCTCAAGCCCCCACACACACCGGGGCCGAAGAAGCGGTGAGCGATGTACGAGAGTCGAAGACTACCCGGTCGGAACAACAAGCTGCACTTGTCGCGCGAATCATGTTCGCACGGGAAACAGGAGACACGGTTGCCGAGAGGGCCCTCTCAGCAGAATTGCTTGCGTCCGTGTGTCCAATCATCAAAAGCGTCGTGAATTGTAGCAAGCCGTTCGCAGACTCGCCGTTGTCCAAAGACCTCGAACAGGTCGCGTCGATCGCCGTCCTCCGCACGATCTGCAAGTACGACCCCACGAGGGGCGGGCAGTCGTTCGGGGAGGTGGCCTACTTCCGCGCCCGGACGGCCTGCGAGCAATTCGCGCGAATGCATGCGAGCGATGTGCATCTGAGCGATTGGGCTCACAAGGGACGCACTTCGCACTCAGCGCATGGGGAAAGCGACACGATTCGAGTCGAGAGTACCGATGCACTTGCGCCCGCCAGTGACGAGCCATCAGGACAGTCGCGCGGGGCCGTTGAGTTCGAGGCAGCCTTTCGCGCCTTCACGAGCCGGGAGGCAGAAGCCGAGAGCCCCGAGCAAGCCCTGCTGGCGGAAGAACGCCGCGTCCATGTCTTCAATGCCGTGCGCCGGTTGGCTCCAGTAAAGCGTGAGCTGGTCTCCCGGGTCTATGGCATCAACCAGTCGGCGCAGTCGGTGCGCTCGGTGGCGGAAGCCTGGGGGGTACCCAAAAGCAGGGTCGACCGGATGCTCGTGCTGTCCCTCGCCGAGCTGCGCGAGCTGCTCACCACACAGGAGGGCTGA
- a CDS encoding super-infection exclusion protein B, producing the protein MSFDPAKWWQLLRESLSAPKVWGFVLLVSLPALLLPQSAAELLGVAGLRAQFRPWLGVAVFVSVAALLLNAGSVILAWWQRRQRSARLRMELHDLSATEKQLLNGYLEKHTKTQYFQLTDGVAGGLEARQIINRAAKMFDMIDGMAFNIQPWALRELKEHPELLKLTPEELQALKAPAQSRQRIG; encoded by the coding sequence TTGTCATTCGATCCGGCAAAGTGGTGGCAGCTCCTGCGCGAATCACTCAGCGCCCCCAAGGTATGGGGATTCGTCCTTTTGGTCTCGCTTCCGGCTTTGCTCCTGCCCCAATCCGCCGCCGAGCTGCTTGGAGTAGCTGGTCTGCGCGCCCAGTTCCGGCCTTGGCTCGGTGTCGCCGTCTTTGTGTCTGTGGCTGCGCTTCTCCTCAACGCAGGCAGCGTGATTTTGGCTTGGTGGCAAAGACGGCAGCGAAGTGCTCGTCTCCGCATGGAGTTGCACGATCTGTCCGCGACAGAGAAACAGTTGTTGAACGGCTATCTGGAAAAGCACACGAAGACCCAGTACTTCCAACTCACAGATGGGGTCGCGGGTGGGTTAGAGGCGAGGCAGATCATCAACCGTGCTGCCAAGATGTTCGACATGATCGATGGCATGGCCTTCAACATCCAGCCTTGGGCTTTGCGCGAGCTGAAAGAGCACCCCGAACTGCTGAAGCTCACCCCCGAAGAGCTTCAGGCACTCAAGGCGCCCGCCCAGTCGCGTCAAAGGATAGGCTAG
- a CDS encoding DNA polymerase, with the protein MKIWSFDTETHRKRPGLVSPPLVCGSIAARELGSERLLDKEQARQFFANAISNRDVHLVGANLPYDLGVMAADNSWLIESIFDALDAGRLHDVATREALIDIAKGLHGVDPTTGRKLDDDEGARYPLALLVKRYLGLDISEDKKNPLAWRLRYGELDGVPVERWPVEAVEYPKCDARYTIDVFFKQEEQARDVTNGGNLHAEPDQMRAAFVLHLASIWGLRTNGVAVAELRKRVEAEWQQNRIRFQAAGIFRADGSKDTKRLAALVTAAYGGNPPYTAPSARYPDGQIATDRDTLLGSGDPLLEDLGKSGKVDKYKSTYLDVVEAGVSLPINPRFNVLVSTTRVSSDYQQLPQKGGIREVHEARPGYVFCSVDYGGLELRTMAQRAIWELGYSKMADALNSGLDVHTLAAAEFLGESYAGLLAKVKAKDPVAVAFRQLAKILNFGKGGGMTGGSLVYNARAKDRVSFCLLAKRADMCGVERVPVTVQRKPKMVCRTCVEVARELDEKWLAAWPEQRDLQRKAKSLTYGGGVADVMIPGANILRGACGYTQILNTPFQGLGAVGCKLGMWRVSREMYTVRSSPLFGSRLVLNVHDELISELLADDQQRLHDAAERKALLMRDAMKETTPDLAAAVEAEPALSRIMSKDVATVRDSSGRLLVWEPRICPPPAVGAPVKPLEGELPVLLVGQLTRGGITVIG; encoded by the coding sequence TTGAAGATTTGGTCGTTTGATACTGAGACCCATCGCAAGCGCCCCGGGCTTGTTTCTCCCCCGCTCGTATGCGGCAGCATTGCAGCGCGCGAACTCGGAAGCGAGCGGCTGCTAGACAAAGAGCAGGCCCGCCAGTTCTTCGCCAACGCAATCAGCAACCGTGACGTTCACCTTGTCGGCGCAAACCTCCCCTATGACCTCGGGGTCATGGCGGCTGACAACTCGTGGCTGATTGAATCCATCTTCGACGCGCTCGACGCGGGCCGCCTTCATGACGTGGCCACCCGCGAAGCGTTGATCGACATTGCCAAGGGGCTTCATGGCGTCGACCCAACGACCGGCCGGAAGCTCGACGATGACGAAGGCGCCCGGTATCCGCTCGCGTTGCTCGTGAAGCGCTACTTGGGCCTCGACATCAGCGAGGACAAAAAGAACCCGCTGGCGTGGCGTCTGCGCTACGGGGAACTCGACGGCGTCCCGGTGGAGCGCTGGCCAGTAGAGGCGGTCGAATACCCGAAGTGTGACGCGCGTTACACGATCGACGTCTTCTTCAAGCAGGAAGAGCAGGCGCGCGACGTCACCAACGGCGGCAACCTTCACGCCGAGCCCGACCAGATGCGTGCCGCCTTCGTGCTCCACCTTGCGAGCATTTGGGGCCTTCGCACCAACGGTGTTGCCGTCGCCGAGCTGCGCAAGCGCGTGGAAGCCGAGTGGCAACAGAACCGGATCAGGTTCCAAGCGGCGGGCATCTTCCGGGCCGACGGCAGCAAGGACACGAAGCGGCTCGCGGCGCTCGTGACGGCGGCCTATGGAGGCAATCCGCCCTACACCGCGCCGAGTGCGCGCTACCCAGACGGGCAAATCGCCACCGACCGCGACACGTTGCTCGGCTCGGGTGATCCGTTGCTGGAAGACCTGGGGAAGAGTGGCAAGGTCGACAAGTACAAGTCGACCTATCTCGACGTCGTCGAAGCTGGCGTCTCGCTTCCCATCAACCCCCGCTTCAACGTGCTTGTCAGCACGACCCGCGTCAGCTCGGACTACCAGCAGCTCCCCCAGAAGGGCGGCATTCGCGAGGTCCACGAAGCGCGGCCCGGGTACGTCTTCTGTTCCGTCGACTATGGCGGGCTCGAGCTTCGGACTATGGCGCAGCGGGCGATCTGGGAACTCGGCTACTCCAAAATGGCCGACGCGCTGAACAGTGGTCTCGACGTTCACACGCTCGCCGCGGCTGAGTTCCTTGGGGAGAGCTACGCGGGGCTTCTGGCAAAGGTGAAGGCGAAGGACCCGGTCGCGGTGGCCTTCCGGCAGCTCGCGAAGATCCTCAACTTTGGCAAGGGCGGGGGCATGACGGGCGGCTCTCTCGTCTACAACGCACGTGCCAAAGACCGGGTGTCGTTCTGCCTGCTGGCGAAGCGCGCTGACATGTGCGGCGTCGAGCGCGTGCCCGTCACGGTCCAGCGCAAGCCGAAGATGGTCTGCCGCACCTGTGTCGAGGTTGCTCGCGAGCTTGATGAAAAGTGGCTCGCGGCCTGGCCGGAACAACGTGACCTGCAGCGCAAGGCGAAGTCGCTCACCTACGGGGGCGGGGTCGCGGATGTGATGATCCCGGGCGCCAACATCCTGCGCGGCGCGTGTGGATACACACAGATCCTCAACACGCCATTTCAGGGGCTCGGGGCAGTCGGCTGCAAGCTCGGAATGTGGCGCGTCAGTCGTGAGATGTACACTGTGCGTAGCTCGCCGCTCTTTGGCTCGCGGCTCGTGCTGAACGTCCATGACGAGCTGATCAGCGAGCTACTCGCCGACGACCAGCAGCGGTTGCACGACGCAGCGGAGCGCAAAGCCCTGCTGATGCGTGATGCCATGAAGGAAACGACGCCGGACCTTGCCGCAGCCGTTGAAGCCGAGCCGGCGCTCTCACGCATCATGTCCAAGGATGTCGCGACCGTTCGGGACAGTTCAGGCCGCTTGCTCGTCTGGGAACCTCGTATATGTCCGCCGCCTGCCGTCG
- a CDS encoding serine/threonine protein kinase — MRTIDPLMDGQSKSASIPLTSQHEAAREPESGFGWEAKYKRLESLGSGGGAEVFEVIDQRTGEHVALKVSKWSGEDLRRFRREVEILRNLHHENVIPILDDGDNWYTMPLAVGNLTSLAPEMCDEALIEAISQAAKGLAAAYAKEVFHRDVTPNNILRVEQRWVVSDFGLAKRPKGLSGVPTTQGFVGTRGYAAPEVELYGADRADQHSDMFSLGRVVCFITTGKPPQMFHERILVPRIWESLVEKMTAIEISERFQSMNELQPALLEVERRLKEQRRDEWVKKGNASEDLNQQELITLALITQETDHDFRERELCDRLQKHKRGFFNIGLLRLRHRNFIEDHEDDRGERWGLRLTDVARDWLRVNGDRLSPYFVPTVETPPSDDDNIPF; from the coding sequence GTGCGGACAATTGATCCGCTGATGGACGGCCAGTCAAAGAGCGCCAGCATTCCACTGACCTCGCAGCATGAGGCGGCAAGAGAGCCTGAGTCCGGCTTCGGCTGGGAAGCGAAGTACAAGCGACTCGAATCTCTCGGCTCAGGGGGCGGCGCCGAGGTCTTTGAGGTGATCGACCAGCGCACCGGCGAACATGTCGCGTTGAAGGTGTCGAAGTGGTCAGGCGAAGACCTTCGGCGATTCAGGCGTGAGGTTGAGATACTCCGGAACCTGCATCACGAGAACGTCATCCCGATCCTCGACGATGGTGACAACTGGTACACCATGCCGCTTGCGGTCGGAAACCTTACGAGTCTCGCACCGGAAATGTGCGACGAAGCACTAATTGAGGCGATATCTCAAGCTGCTAAGGGCTTGGCCGCAGCGTACGCCAAGGAAGTGTTTCATCGAGATGTAACGCCAAACAACATTCTCCGAGTCGAACAGCGCTGGGTGGTCAGTGATTTCGGATTGGCGAAGAGGCCGAAAGGGCTGTCGGGCGTGCCGACGACACAGGGGTTTGTCGGAACACGCGGGTACGCGGCACCTGAGGTTGAGCTTTATGGTGCCGACCGTGCTGATCAACACTCCGACATGTTTAGTTTGGGGCGGGTCGTCTGCTTCATCACGACGGGGAAGCCCCCCCAAATGTTTCATGAGCGAATCCTGGTGCCTCGCATCTGGGAAAGTCTCGTGGAAAAGATGACGGCGATAGAGATTTCTGAACGCTTCCAGTCGATGAATGAACTTCAGCCTGCACTCTTGGAAGTGGAGCGCCGATTAAAGGAACAGCGCAGGGATGAGTGGGTAAAGAAAGGCAACGCATCAGAAGATCTGAATCAACAGGAGTTGATAACTCTTGCCTTGATTACGCAAGAGACAGATCATGATTTCCGTGAGCGCGAGCTTTGCGACCGGCTGCAAAAGCATAAGCGCGGCTTCTTTAATATTGGACTCTTGAGGCTTAGGCATCGCAATTTTATTGAAGACCACGAGGATGATAGAGGCGAGCGATGGGGCCTCCGCCTGACGGATGTCGCGCGTGATTGGCTCAGGGTCAATGGCGATCGTCTCAGCCCCTATTTTGTTCCCACGGTCGAAACGCCGCCCAGCGACGACGACAATATTCCGTTTTGA
- a CDS encoding virulence-associated E family protein, giving the protein MRVAFYESAQDNIPRVEELSWPELSARLTSHRRSQCPTTPCVRGCPAKNGAAWSPVDIVERRRTENVRAVTVAVFDLDHLTETQLSCLDAVEQRGLAFAVHSTHSNRPPEDYCLRLAIPLSRPVLPREWAAVRQAAIRMLGLPADPATKDLARIYFLPDTPVGLEPLALSGEGMPLDVDALLALSRSGLPAASPTLAPHLEPVDAGPADLYELRGLLRRVRKPEHVVLLRRVLAGEPLAPVGEQDTTLNALMSCAAFALPLDTPEAAVVELFRASFAATAWQEGTEHLCEQALLKLRRHRERRKVRDEARMAENRSIWEALGSKTPEPALLEEDETADDDWVRELVLDATKEGGKRLRNCEANVFTVLLRSPEWRGVLRFNEVTKRLEVEGGPLGPNTDPETLDVLVANWIQRSSYGQLGLQPKAQTVAQQILAVAKRNSYDPVADFLAALVWDGKLRLDELLVAYFGAQGDPLYLRAVGAKFAISAVARALRPGCKVDTVLILEGPQGLRKSTAFQILGGKYFSDAPIDVSNKDSAMLASQFWFIELAELSTFRKSEDQALKAFISRTEDTYRPPYGRTNVKTPRRCVFVGTTNDDDYLRDPTGHRRFWPVKCTRIDTDALTRDRDQLWAEAVVRFHQGETWWLTSEEAAGAEQQAALRAENYGDSRKEVILRWLLEMPPEKRPADVTILQVGVDALMLHPAQVDTRISREISAALKALRFTRGQRRKDDGTRPLVYYLPDELRTAPVEKRGDRRAGLQVIAGSTSL; this is encoded by the coding sequence GTGCGCGTTGCCTTCTACGAGTCCGCTCAGGACAACATCCCGCGCGTTGAAGAACTCTCGTGGCCGGAGCTGTCTGCGCGACTCACGAGCCATCGCCGCAGCCAGTGCCCGACGACGCCCTGCGTTCGGGGCTGCCCCGCGAAGAACGGCGCGGCCTGGTCCCCCGTCGACATCGTCGAGCGGCGCCGCACCGAGAACGTGCGAGCCGTCACCGTCGCGGTCTTCGACCTCGACCACCTGACCGAAACCCAGCTCTCTTGCCTCGATGCCGTCGAGCAGCGCGGGCTCGCCTTCGCGGTTCACTCGACGCACAGCAACCGCCCACCCGAGGATTACTGCCTGCGGCTGGCGATCCCCCTGTCCCGGCCGGTGCTCCCCCGGGAGTGGGCTGCCGTGAGACAGGCCGCGATCCGGATGCTCGGCCTTCCTGCCGATCCGGCGACCAAGGACCTCGCGCGGATTTACTTTCTGCCCGACACGCCGGTTGGGCTCGAGCCGCTCGCGCTCAGCGGGGAGGGGATGCCGCTGGACGTCGATGCCCTGCTGGCCCTGTCACGCTCGGGGTTACCTGCAGCCTCCCCCACGCTGGCGCCACACCTCGAGCCCGTGGACGCTGGCCCAGCCGACCTCTACGAGCTTCGCGGGCTGCTTCGGCGCGTCAGGAAGCCCGAGCACGTGGTGCTGCTGCGTCGCGTCCTGGCCGGTGAGCCCCTCGCGCCGGTTGGCGAGCAGGACACAACCCTCAACGCCCTGATGTCGTGCGCCGCCTTCGCCTTGCCGCTGGACACACCAGAAGCTGCGGTCGTGGAGCTGTTCCGCGCGTCCTTCGCGGCAACGGCTTGGCAGGAGGGGACGGAACACCTGTGCGAGCAGGCCCTCCTCAAGCTGAGGCGACACCGTGAGCGCCGAAAGGTCCGCGACGAGGCGCGGATGGCCGAGAATCGCTCAATCTGGGAGGCCCTCGGGAGCAAGACGCCCGAACCGGCACTGCTGGAGGAAGACGAGACGGCCGACGACGACTGGGTGCGTGAGCTTGTGCTCGACGCCACGAAGGAAGGCGGGAAGCGGCTCCGGAACTGTGAAGCGAACGTGTTCACTGTCCTCCTGCGCTCGCCTGAGTGGCGCGGTGTTCTCCGCTTCAACGAAGTCACCAAGCGCCTGGAGGTGGAAGGCGGGCCGCTGGGGCCAAACACCGACCCCGAGACGCTCGACGTGCTCGTGGCGAACTGGATCCAACGCAGCAGCTACGGGCAGCTCGGCCTGCAGCCGAAGGCGCAAACGGTCGCGCAGCAGATCCTCGCGGTCGCGAAGCGCAACAGCTACGACCCCGTCGCCGACTTCCTCGCCGCGCTCGTCTGGGACGGGAAGCTGCGGCTCGACGAGCTGCTCGTCGCCTACTTCGGCGCTCAGGGGGATCCCTTGTACCTCCGTGCCGTTGGCGCGAAGTTCGCCATCTCAGCCGTCGCGCGTGCCCTACGGCCTGGCTGCAAGGTCGACACGGTCCTCATCCTGGAGGGGCCGCAGGGACTCAGGAAGTCGACCGCATTTCAAATCCTTGGGGGGAAATACTTCAGCGACGCGCCGATCGACGTGAGCAACAAGGATAGCGCGATGCTCGCCTCCCAGTTCTGGTTTATCGAACTGGCCGAGCTGAGCACCTTCCGGAAGAGCGAGGATCAAGCGCTGAAGGCGTTCATCAGCCGCACGGAAGACACCTACCGGCCGCCCTACGGAAGAACCAACGTCAAGACGCCGCGCCGCTGTGTGTTCGTAGGGACGACGAACGACGACGACTATTTGCGCGATCCGACCGGGCACCGCCGCTTCTGGCCGGTCAAATGCACGCGGATCGACACGGATGCGCTCACCCGCGACCGAGATCAGCTCTGGGCAGAAGCCGTCGTGCGCTTCCACCAAGGGGAAACGTGGTGGCTCACTTCGGAGGAAGCCGCGGGCGCTGAGCAGCAAGCCGCCCTCCGTGCTGAGAACTACGGGGACAGCCGGAAGGAAGTCATCCTGCGTTGGCTGCTGGAGATGCCCCCAGAGAAGCGCCCCGCCGACGTGACGATCCTTCAAGTTGGGGTGGATGCCCTCATGCTTCACCCCGCTCAGGTCGACACGAGGATTTCCCGCGAGATCTCTGCCGCACTCAAAGCGCTTCGGTTCACCCGTGGCCAGCGCCGGAAGGATGATGGCACCCGGCCGCTCGTTTATTACCTACCCGACGAGCTGAGAACCGCCCCTGTCGAGAAACGCGGCGATCGGCGAGCAGGGCTGCAGGTCATCGCGGGCAGCACGTCGTTGTGA
- a CDS encoding DNA methyltransferase has product MQGKLITDRAALFLGDAAHVGQVLGPNSIDAIVTDPPAGIGFMGREWDEDKGGRDEWIAWLSDVMRNAMHVLKPGGHALIWALPRTSHWTTTAVENAGFEIRDIVMHLFGTGFPKSFDVSKAIDSSLGATSLRQVIRPGAKSGAAPDANTYGSGLNVGFQPRELTLPASEAARAWHGWGTALKPAAEHWILARKPLEGTVAANVQTWGTGGLNIDACRIGEDVVGWGGGGRGAGDSGTWNADACGLRGGDARPAVGRWPANVTLDEHSAELLDAQSGVLTSGANPARRGPTKARSTYKDTFAGQASCTPARGENTGGASRFFYVAKPSKAERNTGCEHLPTRITNTELPPGTKGANSPRAGANRSGAAQNHHPTVKSIALMRWLCRLITPPGGAVLDLFAGSGSTGVAALAEGFEFIGVERDPDYAAIACARIRHALGDTMNHLEEEHPFSQ; this is encoded by the coding sequence ATGCAAGGCAAGCTGATCACCGACCGGGCGGCGCTCTTCCTGGGAGATGCCGCGCACGTCGGTCAGGTACTCGGGCCCAATAGCATCGACGCGATTGTCACCGACCCGCCAGCAGGGATCGGGTTCATGGGCCGCGAGTGGGACGAGGACAAGGGCGGACGTGATGAGTGGATCGCGTGGCTCTCCGACGTGATGCGCAACGCGATGCATGTTCTCAAGCCCGGAGGACATGCCCTCATCTGGGCTCTTCCTCGCACGTCGCATTGGACCACGACGGCGGTTGAGAACGCGGGCTTCGAGATCCGCGACATCGTCATGCACCTATTCGGCACTGGGTTCCCGAAGTCCTTCGATGTGTCCAAGGCCATCGACTCAAGCCTGGGAGCCACGAGCCTTCGTCAGGTGATACGGCCTGGCGCCAAGTCTGGTGCTGCACCGGATGCCAATACCTACGGCTCGGGGCTCAACGTCGGCTTCCAGCCGCGGGAGCTGACGCTACCAGCGAGCGAAGCTGCCCGCGCGTGGCATGGATGGGGAACCGCGCTCAAGCCCGCAGCCGAGCACTGGATCCTTGCGCGGAAGCCTCTCGAAGGAACGGTTGCTGCGAACGTGCAGACGTGGGGCACGGGCGGGCTGAACATCGACGCCTGTCGCATCGGCGAGGATGTCGTCGGTTGGGGGGGCGGTGGGCGCGGCGCTGGAGACAGCGGCACGTGGAACGCGGACGCCTGCGGTCTCAGGGGAGGTGATGCGCGTCCGGCCGTTGGACGATGGCCTGCAAACGTCACCCTCGACGAACACTCCGCCGAGCTACTCGATGCACAGAGCGGTGTTCTCACCTCCGGAGCAAACCCGGCACGGCGGGGTCCTACGAAGGCGCGGAGTACGTACAAGGACACCTTCGCGGGGCAGGCGTCATGCACACCGGCACGTGGCGAGAATACGGGCGGGGCGAGCCGCTTCTTCTACGTCGCGAAGCCCAGCAAGGCGGAACGTAACACTGGCTGCGAGCACCTCCCCACGCGGATCACGAACACAGAGCTTCCACCCGGGACAAAGGGAGCAAACTCCCCGCGTGCCGGTGCTAACCGTTCGGGGGCAGCTCAAAACCATCACCCGACCGTGAAGTCGATCGCCTTGATGCGGTGGCTTTGCAGGCTGATCACTCCCCCCGGGGGCGCGGTGCTCGACCTGTTTGCCGGAAGCGGCTCGACGGGTGTCGCGGCCCTCGCTGAGGGGTTCGAGTTCATCGGGGTCGAGCGTGATCCCGACTACGCGGCGATCGCGTGTGCTCGCATTCGACATGCGCTTGGGGACACCATGAACCATTTGGAAGAAGAGCACCCATTTAGTCAGTGA